In one window of Zingiber officinale cultivar Zhangliang chromosome 11A, Zo_v1.1, whole genome shotgun sequence DNA:
- the LOC122031250 gene encoding putative pectinesterase 63, giving the protein MDAKLLATFLIAALLLTIPTADSARRRRRRLDPGLVLAERNRRVITVSKDGRGNFRTVIDALRSIPRGNTRRVIVKIGPGVYTEKLLLHASKPYVTFYGHPRAMPTISYGATAYSKNGTWRSATVAVESDYFVAANIIFENTAPRPGVGMENAQAVAMRISGDKAAFFNCKFYGFQDTLCDDRGRHFFKDCFIRGTVDFIFGYGRSLYKNCEIQSVADGVTYITAQGRSRSRSDDHGGFSFVDCRITGTGSAYLGRAWRNMSRVVFARTYMGKNVDPRGWDDKGNPAVQKTVFFAEYECTGPGAVRNRRVSYGRELNDEQAKPFLTTRFVQGRTWLLPPPRLIM; this is encoded by the exons ATGGACGCAAAGCTCCTCGCCACCTTCCTCATCGCCGCCCTCCTCCTAACCATCCCTACTGCCGACTCtgcccgccgccgccgccgccgactcGACCCTGGCCTTGTATTGGCAGAGCGGAATAGGAGAGTGATAACGGTGAGCAAGGATGGCCGAGGGAACTTCAGGACCGTCATAGACGCCCTCAGGAGCATCCCGAGAGGCAACACCCGACGAGTCATCGTGAAAATCGGTCCCGGAGTCTACACAGAGAAGCTCCTGCTCCACGCGTCGAAGCCGTACGTTACCTTCTACGGCCACCCGCGGGCCATGCCGACGATATCCTACGGCGCCACGGCATATTCGAAAAACGGGACTTGGAGAAGCGCCACCGTCGCCGTCGAGTCCGATTACTTCGTCGCCGCCAATATCATATTCGAG AACACGGCGCCGAGGCCTGGTGTCGGGATGGAGAACGCTCAGGCGGTGGCGATGAGGATATCCGGCGACAAGGCGGCCTTCTTCAACTGTAAGTTCTACGGATTTCAGGACACTCTCTGCGACGACAGAGGCAGGCATTTCTTCAAGGATTGTTTCATCAGAGGGACTGTCGATTTCATCTTCGGCTACGGGAGATCTCTCTACAAG AACTGTGAGATCCAGTCGGTGGCCGACGGGGTGACGTACATTACAGCACAGGGCAGGAGCAGGAGCAGGAGCGACGACCATGGCGGATTCTCCTTCGTCGACTGTAGGATAACCGGGACAGGGAGTGCGTACCTTGGCCGAGCATGGAGGAACATGTCCAGGGTGGTGTTCGCTCGCACCTACATGGGGAAGAACGTCGATCCGAGAGGATGGGACGACAAGGGCAACCCTGCTGTCCAAAA GACGGTGTTTTTTGCGGAGTACGAGTGCACGGGGCCAGGGGCGGTGAGGAATCGGCGGGTGAGCTACGGGAGAGAGCTGAACGACGAGCAGGCGAAGCCTTTCTTGACGACGAGGTTCGTTCAAGGGCGGACATGGCTTCTTCCTCCGCCGAGACTGATCATGTAG